A section of the Malania oleifera isolate guangnan ecotype guangnan chromosome 2, ASM2987363v1, whole genome shotgun sequence genome encodes:
- the LOC131149798 gene encoding uncharacterized protein LOC131149798 → MSRDRGNENLPSEDIGWHFGTAVDGNRHVIMCKLCGKIIKGGITRLKQHLAHKKGQVAGCSNVTTQVREQMMKHLQQYAEKKRDKQKRQEEAEAQIRGDFENLSDEEDLEEESMRFARQESMRSQQQWEDRQRFRARTTGRGNIYEEGGGSGSGATSGFNRAGARSYSGREAGGSGRQWINPDAPEARLKAMDPILERSKSAKQPKLNTKLLKGLRSKLGKAVGKFLIYNRIPANVADSPFMQPMLDIAAEVGKGVKGPSPYEISEIYLEQEYQEMKNYIASFAGIWKERGVTLMCDGWSGPTRKHIINFLVYCDRGTVFHKSVDASDVPSRTAEYYFRLMDEVVEEIGEENVVQVVTDNEAAMKAGGKLLMQKRPNLYWTACAAHCIDLILEDIGKKSNLKKVLEDARTITSFIYNHTWTVNFMKKFTNNRELLRPAITRFATNFIALETIVRHKQALREMFTSDAWKNSRFGMAKSGPAYDSKKIILGKEFWQKASDIIKVQEPLVKVLKLVDGDEKPTMGFIYEAIDRAKLAIQKDCRFYKDYWKIIDNRWSFQLHQDLHAAGYFLNPQFLYGAPPSPEVAREVMDGVKKVITKLVPDIDTQIRAINQLLLYRDRQETFGTPLAQRVVKQTNPAEWWIHYGLCAPELQRIAIRVLSQTTSASNCERNWSTFSLIHTKTRNRLKYMRLQKLVFVHYNMRLKLRRTMRRSQREIEEGFNPINLDYIFEEDDPLSQWLEERETPLLDGQDNSNWLNEEVGGTTEGGDQPPINAHDDSGSSPERTQSDDNLGLSPPSDDDGNSGAGAGVGGVAVVVVEAAV, encoded by the exons atgtcacgtgatagaggaaatgaaaacttacctagtgaagatattggatggcattttggtactgcggtagacggtaatagacatgttattatgtgtaaattatgtgggaagataatcaaagggggcattacacgcttgaaacaacacttggcacataaaaagggtcaagtagctggatgctcaaatgtgaccacacaagtaagagaacaaatgatgaaacatctacaacagtatgctgagaagaaaagagataaacaaaaaaggcaagaagaagcagaagcccaaattagaggagattttgagaatttgagcgatgaagaagacttggaagaagaaagtatgagatttgctcgacaagaaagcatgcgatcacaacaacaatgggaagatagacaaagatttcgagcaagaacaactggaaggggtaatatttatgaagagggaggtggctctggcagtggtgctaccagtggtttcaatagagcaggagctcgatcttatagtggtcgagaagctggaggtagtggacgacaatggatcaatcctgatgcccctgaagctagactaaaggcaatggatcctattttagaaagaagcaagagtgcgaaacaaccaaaactcaacacaaagttactgaaaggtttaagaagtaaattaggaaaagcggttggaaaattcctaatttataatcggattccagcgaatgtagctgactctccatttatgcagcctatgcttgatattgctgcagaggttggaaagggggtgaagggtccatcaccctatgagatatctgaaatttatttggagcaagagtatcaagaaatgaaaaattatatagcttcttttgctggaatttggaaggaaagaggtgtaacacttatgtgtgatggttggtcaggaccaactagaaaacacattataaactttttagtttattgtgatagaggcaccgtgtttcataaatcagttgatgcctctgatgtgccaagcagaacagctgaatattatttcag attaatggatgaggtggttgaagaaattggagaggagaatgttgtccaagtagtgactgataatgaagctgcaatgaaggcaggaggaaaattattaatgcagaagaggcccaatctctattggacagcatgtgcagctcattgcatagaccttattcttgaagatattggtaagaaaagtaacctgaagaaggtcttagaagatgcaagaacaataacctcatttatttacaaccacacatggacagtgaatttcatgaagaaattcacaaataatagagagttacttcgccctgccatcactcgatttgccacaaatttcattgctttggagactattgtcaggcataaacaagcactaagggaaatgtttacatctgatgcttggaaaaactcaaggtttggaatggcaaaatcaggcccagcatatgattcaaagaaaattatcttaggcaaagagttttggcaaaaggcctctgatataattaaagtgcaagaacccttggtgaaagttcttaaattggttgatggtgatgaaaaaccaaccatgggcttcatatacgaggcaattgatagggcgaagttggccattcaaaaagattgccggttttacaaagactattggaaaattattgacaaccggtggagttttcagttgcaccaagatttgcacgctgctg ggtattttttgaacccacaatttctttatggtgccccaccctctcctgaagttgctagagaagtcatggatggagttaaaaaagtgataaccaagttggtacccgatatagatactcaaattcgggctattaatcaa ttgttgctatatcgagataggcaggagacttttggaaccccgttggctcaaagggtagtgaaacaaacaaatcctg ctgaatggtggattcattatggcttgtgtgctcctgagctccaaagaatagcaattagagttcttagccagaccacatcagcttcgaactgtgagcgtaattggagcacctttagcctcatccatacgaaaacaagaaatagattaaagtatatgagactacaaaaacttgttttcgtacattacaacatgaggttaaagttaagacgtacaatgagaagaagccaacgagaaattgaagagggtttcaatcctatcaatttggactacattttcgaagaagatgatcctttaagtcaatggttagaggagagagagacaccactactcgatggtcaggacaattcaaattggttaaatgaagaggttggtggtactacagaaggaggtgatcaaccaccaataaacgcacATGATGATTCAggttcaagccctgaacgtacacaaagtgatgacaatcttggtttgagcccaccaagtgatgatgatggtaatagtggtgctggagctggggttgggggggtggcagtggtggtggtggaggcggcggtgtag